From the Acinetobacter wanghuae genome, one window contains:
- a CDS encoding phosphoglycolate phosphatase, with product MSVAQLAQREVILFDLDGTLVDSASDLYRAMNMSLNVLQLPLVTEAQVRTWVGKGTSLFCESVLTHLTGGVDQSQHRQLLSTFLDIYNAEPCVDTQPFDGIIEFLEWGKAHNKILVCVTNKPEAPARGILETLKLSHYFADIIGGDRFSERKPHPRQLLHCVEHYQVTKEQVLMIGDSSNDVEAARRAGIDCIVVSYGYNHGENIADCQPQQIVDDLRELLA from the coding sequence ATGTCAGTTGCACAGTTAGCACAGCGTGAAGTTATTCTGTTTGATCTTGATGGAACATTGGTAGATTCTGCTTCCGATTTATATCGTGCCATGAATATGAGTTTGAATGTCTTGCAGCTCCCCTTGGTTACTGAAGCTCAGGTTCGGACATGGGTAGGCAAAGGGACATCTCTGTTTTGCGAAAGTGTTCTGACGCATTTAACAGGCGGTGTCGATCAATCGCAACATCGACAACTGCTGAGTACCTTCTTGGACATTTATAATGCTGAACCTTGTGTCGATACACAGCCTTTTGACGGCATTATTGAATTTTTAGAATGGGGTAAAGCACACAATAAAATCTTGGTCTGTGTGACCAATAAGCCAGAAGCACCTGCACGCGGTATTTTAGAGACATTAAAGCTGAGCCATTACTTTGCCGATATCATCGGTGGTGATCGTTTTAGCGAACGTAAGCCGCATCCACGTCAGTTATTGCATTGTGTTGAACATTATCAGGTCACAAAAGAACAAGTCTTGATGATTGGCGATTCATCCAATGATGTCGAAGCAGCACGTCGCGCGGGAATCGATTGTATTGTCGTAAGCTATGGCTATAATCATGGTGAAAATATAGCAGACTGTCAGCCACAACAGATTGTGGATGATCTACGAGAACTGCTTGCTTAA
- the trpE gene encoding anthranilate synthase component I, protein MTTQAQFQNLAAQGYNLIPVYRQRLADTETPLSVFARLKQHKQAYLFESVEGGENWARYSIIGLGESTVFSCNAGELTVQHADGSIEKQACSDPFQYIRDFQAQFKVPTQQDLPALPSFTGGLVGYFGYDAVRYIEPRLKNVPEADPVGLPDIWMMLSKTVIVFDNLKDTLFLIVHADVNDPVAYEKAHEQLDEIENILATPISLKAEKHTAPHFESLTGHDNFLASIEKVKEYIRAGDVMQVVPGHRMVSDFDGEPLQVYRALRHLNPSPYLFLVQGQTLENKTPFHIVGSSPEILSRLENGIATVRPLAGTRPRGKTKEEDLALEQDLLSDEKEIAEHLMLIDLGRNDVGRIAKIGKVQVTDRMVIERYSHVMHIVSNVQAEVRDDVDALDVFKATFPAGTLSGAPKIRAMEIIDEVEPVKRGIFGGAVGYLGWHGEMDMSIAIRTCVIRENKVYVQAGAGLVADSNPESEWNETQIKARAVIKAVELSSNGLIL, encoded by the coding sequence ATGACAACACAAGCACAATTCCAAAACCTTGCTGCACAAGGCTACAACCTGATTCCTGTCTATCGCCAACGTTTGGCAGACACTGAAACGCCACTGTCTGTTTTTGCCCGTTTAAAACAACACAAGCAAGCTTATTTATTTGAATCTGTTGAAGGCGGGGAAAACTGGGCACGTTATTCAATTATTGGACTTGGTGAATCGACCGTCTTTTCCTGCAATGCAGGTGAATTAACGGTACAGCACGCTGACGGCTCAATTGAAAAGCAAGCTTGCTCAGATCCATTTCAATACATTCGTGACTTCCAAGCACAGTTTAAAGTGCCCACACAACAAGACTTACCTGCATTGCCAAGCTTTACTGGCGGCTTGGTGGGTTACTTTGGTTATGATGCAGTGCGCTATATCGAGCCACGCCTTAAAAATGTTCCTGAAGCTGACCCAGTGGGATTACCCGATATATGGATGATGCTGTCGAAGACGGTGATTGTATTTGATAACTTAAAAGATACTTTGTTCTTGATTGTGCATGCCGATGTGAATGATCCAGTAGCATATGAAAAAGCACATGAACAATTAGATGAAATTGAAAATATCTTAGCCACGCCGATTAGTCTGAAAGCAGAAAAACACACTGCACCGCATTTTGAGTCTTTAACAGGGCATGATAATTTCTTGGCTTCCATTGAAAAAGTCAAAGAATACATCCGGGCAGGCGATGTCATGCAAGTCGTGCCCGGGCATCGTATGGTGTCTGATTTTGATGGTGAGCCCTTACAGGTTTATCGTGCACTGCGCCATCTCAATCCATCGCCGTATTTATTCTTAGTACAAGGGCAGACTTTAGAGAATAAAACCCCATTTCATATTGTCGGTTCTTCACCTGAAATTTTATCGCGTCTGGAAAATGGTATTGCCACTGTGCGTCCGCTTGCAGGGACGCGTCCACGCGGTAAGACCAAAGAGGAAGACTTGGCGCTTGAGCAAGATCTATTGTCCGATGAAAAAGAGATCGCAGAACATCTCATGCTGATTGACTTGGGTCGCAATGATGTTGGGCGTATTGCCAAAATAGGCAAAGTGCAAGTCACAGATCGTATGGTGATCGAACGTTATTCACATGTCATGCATATTGTGTCAAATGTACAAGCTGAAGTCCGCGATGATGTCGATGCTCTAGATGTATTTAAAGCAACATTCCCTGCGGGCACGCTTTCTGGTGCGCCAAAAATCCGTGCTATGGAAATTATTGACGAAGTTGAGCCAGTTAAACGCGGAATTTTTGGTGGTGCTGTTGGTTATTTAGGCTGGCATGGTGAAATGGACATGTCGATTGCGATTCGAACCTGTGTGATTCGTGAAAATAAGGTCTATGTTCAGGCAGGCGCAGGGCTTGTTGCGGACTCAAATCCTGAATCTGAATGGAATGAAACCCAAATAAAAGCTCGCGCAGTGATCAAAGCGGTTGAATTATCATCAAATGGTTTGATTTTATGA
- the secE gene encoding preprotein translocase subunit SecE encodes MSNDKTRDALSEAAIPQRNNPAEDVNAGSPLDIVLWIIALILLVGAMMVNGYLPAYWAPANDIWVRVGVILACIVVALGLLYATHQGKGFVRLLKDSRTELRRVTWPTKQETVTTSWQVLVVVVIAAILLWCFDYILGWLMKFIIG; translated from the coding sequence ATGTCGAATGATAAAACACGTGACGCATTAAGCGAAGCGGCAATTCCTCAAAGAAATAATCCTGCTGAAGATGTCAACGCTGGTTCTCCATTAGATATAGTTCTATGGATTATCGCTTTGATTTTACTCGTTGGAGCCATGATGGTGAATGGATATTTGCCAGCATATTGGGCACCAGCGAATGATATCTGGGTTCGCGTTGGGGTAATTTTGGCTTGTATCGTTGTGGCTTTAGGTTTATTATACGCCACCCATCAAGGCAAAGGCTTTGTTCGTCTTCTCAAGGATTCGCGAACTGAGTTACGTCGAGTGACCTGGCCGACTAAACAAGAAACTGTGACCACATCTTGGCAAGTTCTTGTAGTCGTAGTCATTGCAGCAATTTTATTGTGGTGCTTTGATTATATTTTAGGCTGGTTAATGAAGTTTATTATCGGGTAA
- the nusG gene encoding transcription termination/antitermination protein NusG — MKRWYIIHAYSGYEKQVLRSLNDRIQRSAVADSFGEVLVPTEEVVEMKDGKKRKSERKFFPGYVLVEMEMNDETWHIVKECPKVLGFIGGTAEKPAPITQKEADAILARVRNTGEAPRPKTMFEPGEELLVIDGPFTDFKGVVEEVLYEKSRLTLTINVFNRPTQVELEFRQVEKSV; from the coding sequence ATGAAACGTTGGTACATTATTCATGCTTATTCAGGCTATGAAAAACAGGTGTTACGCTCACTTAATGATCGAATCCAGCGCAGCGCTGTAGCCGATAGCTTTGGTGAAGTCCTTGTCCCTACTGAAGAAGTAGTGGAAATGAAGGATGGTAAAAAGCGTAAATCAGAGCGCAAATTCTTTCCAGGCTATGTATTAGTCGAAATGGAAATGAATGATGAGACCTGGCACATTGTTAAAGAATGTCCAAAAGTTTTAGGCTTTATTGGTGGCACGGCTGAAAAACCGGCACCAATTACGCAAAAAGAAGCTGATGCGATTCTTGCACGTGTACGCAATACTGGTGAAGCACCTCGTCCTAAGACGATGTTTGAACCAGGCGAAGAATTACTTGTTATAGATGGTCCATTCACCGACTTTAAAGGCGTGGTGGAAGAAGTTCTATACGAGAAGTCACGTTTAACGTTGACAATTAATGTATTTAACCGACCTACTCAGGTTGAACTGGAATTTCGTCAAGTCGAAAAATCAGTTTAA
- the rplK gene encoding 50S ribosomal protein L11, translating into MAKKIDGYIKLQVPAGKANPSPPIGPALGQRGVNIMAFCKEFNAATQKLEAGLPIPVVITVYNDKSFTFIMKTPPAAILLKKAAGIQKGSAVPNKTKVGKLTRAQLEEIATTKEPDLTGADLDARVRTIAGSARSMGLEVEL; encoded by the coding sequence ATGGCTAAGAAGATTGACGGCTATATCAAGCTGCAAGTTCCAGCTGGTAAAGCGAATCCATCTCCACCGATTGGTCCTGCACTAGGTCAACGTGGTGTAAACATCATGGCTTTCTGTAAAGAATTCAATGCTGCTACACAAAAACTTGAAGCTGGTCTACCAATTCCAGTCGTGATTACTGTGTACAACGACAAGTCGTTCACATTCATCATGAAAACTCCACCTGCTGCGATTCTTCTTAAGAAAGCTGCTGGTATCCAAAAGGGTTCTGCTGTACCAAACAAAACTAAAGTTGGTAAGTTGACTCGTGCTCAATTGGAAGAAATTGCGACTACTAAAGAACCAGATTTAACTGGTGCTGATTTAGACGCGCGTGTACGTACCATCGCTGGTTCTGCACGTTCTATGGGCTTGGAAGTGGAGCTTTAA
- the rplA gene encoding 50S ribosomal protein L1, protein MAKLTKRQKAIVAAVEAQKVYTLEEAVAVIASLPAPKFKESLDIAVNLGVDPRKSDQVVRGATTLPAGTGKTVRVAVFAQGAAAEAAKAEGADIVGFDDLAESIQAGNLDFDVVIAAPDAMRVVGKLGTILGPRGLMPNPKVGTVTPDVATAVKNAKAGQARYRVDKAGIIHAAIGQVGFTAEAVRSNVEALIADLKKAKPATSKGIYIQKITLSSTMGPGLIVDVASVSK, encoded by the coding sequence ATGGCTAAATTAACTAAACGTCAAAAAGCGATTGTTGCCGCTGTTGAAGCACAAAAAGTTTACACTTTGGAAGAAGCTGTAGCAGTTATTGCAAGCCTTCCTGCGCCGAAATTCAAAGAATCTTTGGATATCGCTGTAAACCTTGGTGTTGATCCACGTAAATCTGATCAAGTTGTTCGTGGCGCGACTACACTTCCTGCAGGTACTGGTAAAACTGTACGTGTAGCTGTATTCGCTCAAGGCGCTGCTGCTGAAGCTGCTAAAGCTGAAGGCGCGGACATCGTTGGTTTTGACGATCTTGCTGAAAGCATTCAAGCAGGTAACCTTGACTTCGACGTAGTAATTGCTGCTCCAGATGCAATGCGCGTAGTTGGTAAATTGGGTACGATTCTTGGTCCACGTGGCTTAATGCCTAACCCTAAAGTGGGTACGGTTACTCCTGACGTAGCAACTGCAGTTAAAAATGCAAAAGCTGGTCAAGCACGTTACCGCGTAGACAAAGCTGGTATTATCCATGCTGCGATCGGTCAAGTAGGTTTCACTGCTGAAGCTGTTCGTTCAAACGTTGAAGCACTTATCGCTGACCTTAAGAAAGCAAAACCTGCTACTTCTAAAGGTATCTACATTCAAAAGATCACTTTGAGCTCAACTATGGGTCCTGGTTTGATCGTTGATGTAGCAAGCGTTTCTAAATAA
- the rplJ gene encoding 50S ribosomal protein L10, translating to MALLIEGKKQIVAEVTEVASTAFAAVVADYQGLTVEQLTTLRVEARKLGVHTRIVRNTLAKRALQDTQFNILNDSLVGPTILAFSTSEDDMGAAARLFEEFAKTNKAFELKAAAFDGKVYQGAEVSVIANLPNQEKALTMLANVLQAPISKLGRLLTALQEKNGSEAA from the coding sequence ATGGCTCTTCTTATCGAAGGCAAAAAACAGATCGTAGCTGAAGTAACTGAAGTTGCTTCTACTGCATTTGCTGCTGTTGTTGCTGACTACCAAGGTTTAACTGTAGAGCAATTAACTACTCTACGTGTTGAAGCTCGTAAACTAGGTGTTCACACACGTATCGTGCGTAACACTTTGGCGAAACGCGCTCTTCAAGATACTCAATTCAATATCTTGAATGACAGCCTTGTTGGCCCAACAATCTTAGCTTTCTCAACTTCTGAAGACGACATGGGCGCTGCAGCTCGTTTGTTCGAAGAATTTGCTAAAACTAATAAAGCATTTGAACTTAAAGCTGCTGCATTTGATGGCAAAGTGTATCAAGGTGCTGAAGTTAGCGTTATCGCGAACCTTCCGAACCAAGAGAAAGCACTTACTATGCTTGCAAATGTACTTCAAGCACCTATTTCGAAATTGGGTCGCTTGCTTACAGCGCTTCAAGAGAAAAACGGTTCAGAAGCTGCATAA
- the rplL gene encoding 50S ribosomal protein L7/L12, producing the protein MALTNEEILNAVAEKTVLELVELISAFEEKFNVSAAAVAVAAGPAAAAAEEQSEFNVELTSFGANKVAVIKAVREVTGLGLKEAKDMVEGAPAILKEGVSKEEAEELKAKLETTGATITVK; encoded by the coding sequence ATGGCTTTAACAAACGAAGAAATCCTAAACGCAGTTGCTGAAAAAACTGTTCTTGAACTTGTTGAACTTATCTCTGCTTTCGAAGAGAAATTCAACGTTTCTGCTGCTGCTGTAGCTGTTGCTGCTGGTCCTGCTGCTGCTGCTGCTGAAGAACAATCTGAATTCAACGTTGAGTTGACTTCATTCGGCGCGAACAAAGTTGCTGTAATTAAAGCAGTTCGTGAAGTAACTGGTCTTGGCTTGAAAGAAGCTAAAGACATGGTTGAAGGTGCTCCAGCGATTCTTAAAGAAGGCGTTTCTAAAGAAGAAGCTGAAGAACTTAAAGCTAAACTTGAAACTACTGGTGCAACAATTACTGTTAAGTAA